GAGTCTTTGAACCTCGATCCGCAGACACAGCGAAATCTCAACAAAGAACTGCAGCGCCTTGAACGCATGAATCCGAGTTCTCCCGATTTCCAGGGAATCCTTGCCTACCTTGAATATCTGGCCGAACTCCCCTGGCTCGACGAGGACCAGGATAATCTTGATCTCAATCAGGCCGAAAAGATTCTCGACGAAGACCATTTCGGCCTGGAAAAGGTCAAGGAGAGAATTCTTGAACATCTGGCTGTACGCCAGCTCAACCGCGCCATGAAAGGGCCGATCATCTGCCTGCTGGGTCCTCCCGGAGTGGGAAAAACCTCGCTTGGCAAATCAATCGCCCGCGCCATGGGCCGCAAGTTCATCCGCGTCTCCCTGGGCGGGGTTCATGATGAAGCCGAGATCAGAGGACATCGCCGCACCTATCTAGGGGCCATGCCCGGGAAAATCATTCAGGAGATTAAACGCGCCCAGAGCCGCCGCCCGGTCTTCATGCTGGACGAAATCGACAAACTCGGCCGCGATTTCCGGGGGGACCCGGCCTCGGCCCTGCTCGAGGTCATGGATCCGGAGCAAAACAACAATTTTGTCGACCACTATATCAACCTGCCCTTTGATCTGAGCCAGACCATGTTTATCGCCACCGCTAATCAGAGCGACCAGATCCCCGCTCCGCTGCTTGATCGAATGGAGATCATCACCCTGCCCGGCTACAGCGAGGAGGAAAAGAAGATCATCGCCTGCCGCTACCTGCTCGACCGCCAGGCTATCAATCATGGTCTGCAGGAAAATAAAATAGCCTTGACTGACGAAGCCCTTGATACGATCATCGACCACTACACCCGCGAATCCGGAGTCCGTAATCTGGAAAAAATGATCGGCCGAATCATGCGCAAATGCGCCCGGGCCAAAGTCGCCGGCCACCCCGTACCCAAAACGATTACCGAACGCTCCCTTGCGGATTTTCTGGGGCCGGCTCGATACCGCAAAGACACGGCCGCAGCCCGCAGCCGTGTCGGCATCGTCACCGGTCTGGCCTGGACTTCGACCGGAGGAGACATCCTGTTTATCGAAGCAGCTTTAATGGAAAGCAAAAAAGAAGGCAACCTGACCTTGACGGGTTCACTGGGCGAAGTCATGAAAGAATCAGCCCTGACCGCCTTAAGTTACCTCCGCAGCCTAAGTCCGGAGTATGGACTCGAAGCGGACTTTTTTGATCGGCACCTGGTTCATATTCATATTCCTTCGGGCTCGATTCCGAAAGATGGACCTTCGGCCGGACTCGCGATTTTCCTGACCCTGCTTTCTCTGGCCAGCGGCCGCAACGCCGAGCACCGCCTGGCGGTCACGGGCGA
The sequence above is drawn from the Pseudomonadota bacterium genome and encodes:
- the lon gene encoding endopeptidase La → MQRHSPVEPLSSYTFPCLPARNLTKSINLTKLGRKPTFLPSDNPCQKVAVSVNAHSVQLLPDRLNLLLLHRIVIFPLLSVTITAQRREDIELLLKCHEQNLLLGVANLIRPESGPLTYDQIYPTGTACRVTRATKTGGGGLETVLEGVCRISFLRLLENQPPLLALIAGTHENLQSNDSLARMLMESCAALLRSCCAAGQPLPEAALNLMDRINHPGHLADLIVIYLQPDFPLQQQALALINPGDRLKLVHQLLYDRRAKLEQSSRSPENLAPRPWPKIASGITRPDNDNEELAELKNKIESLNLDPQTQRNLNKELQRLERMNPSSPDFQGILAYLEYLAELPWLDEDQDNLDLNQAEKILDEDHFGLEKVKERILEHLAVRQLNRAMKGPIICLLGPPGVGKTSLGKSIARAMGRKFIRVSLGGVHDEAEIRGHRRTYLGAMPGKIIQEIKRAQSRRPVFMLDEIDKLGRDFRGDPASALLEVMDPEQNNNFVDHYINLPFDLSQTMFIATANQSDQIPAPLLDRMEIITLPGYSEEEKKIIACRYLLDRQAINHGLQENKIALTDEALDTIIDHYTRESGVRNLEKMIGRIMRKCARAKVAGHPVPKTITERSLADFLGPARYRKDTAAARSRVGIVTGLAWTSTGGDILFIEAALMESKKEGNLTLTGSLGEVMKESALTALSYLRSLSPEYGLEADFFDRHLVHIHIPSGSIPKDGPSAGLAIFLTLLSLASGRNAEHRLAVTGEISLSGRVLPVGGVKEKVLAARRAGLKKIILPWGNLKDLEDLPAAARNQMTFYGITQINEAVPLVIPSLSSVMKKQALRGDWAPPHEAFRKPSAPF